Genomic segment of Blastopirellula marina:
CTTCGCCGCGGATGGCAATGTCCGCGGGGTTGCCGGTCGGAGTGATCGGCCCAGGACGGAAGTTCGTGGCAGTTTCGCGAACCATCACGCCGCCGCCAACATTGTTGATGCTGCCAGAACCGGGTGAGTCTAAGTATTGGTTGATGGCTTCCGAATCGCGAGCTTCAAGGATCGCAAATTCGTTTTTGAAACCAGGTGTGTCGACGTTCGCGAGATTGTTCGAGATCACCTCGAGACGTCGCGACTGGGCTTGAGCGCCTTCCGCCGAAATGTACAGGCCGTAAACCATTGCTCATGATTGGTTGAAACATGCCCCCCCGGACACGCTCTCCCTTAAGGCAATCGGTGTGCCAAAGAGCTGTGGCACACCAAAGAAAAAAAGCAGAACTCGCCAAGTGCTAATTGGTAAAAGAGTTATCGCGCTGGTAGCACGTATTGCTGGCAGATAGGAAAGATTTTCCGTTCACCAGGCAATCGGAAAATGCTGCCGGATGAAGTCGGCAAAGTTTGCGGTAGCAGCTGTTTTAACCACGACCGCCGGTATTGCGTGCGTAACTGATGATGCGCTGAGCGCCTTGAATAATCAGCTGCGAAGCAACTTGTCGACCAATCTCTTCCGCCTTCTCGGGAGGGCCACACGCGTAAGCGGAGATCTTTTGAACACCGTCGCCGCTAATGACAATTCCATCTAGGTGTAGCAAGTTGCGTTCGACTTCAATCCGTCCCCATGCGCCAACCGGCGCCAGGCATCCACCACGTAATTCGGCCAACAACTTTCGTTCTGCTTGCACGCAGTGATAGCTGTCCGGGTGATGCAGCACACTGACGGCTTGCCGGGTACGTTGGTCTCGTTCGCGGACTTCGATTCCTAATGCCCCCTGCCCCACGGCTGGTAGCATGATTCGTTTGTCCATCACGTGCACGATACGTTCGGCCATTTCTAGGCGACGCAGGCCAGCTTCAGCCAGGACGATCGCTTCGTATTCTCCTTCGTCCATTTTTCGAAGACGCGTCTCAACATTTCCGCGAATGTCACGAATATCGAGATCGGGACGAACATGGAGTAGCTGTGCGCGTCGTCGTACGCTGCCGGTGCCGATCACGGCGCCATGTGGCAAGGTATCGGAATGAAAGCCGCCTCGTGAAACTAAGACGTCGCCACATGCTTCGCGAATTGGTACGGCAGCTAAGGCGAGTCCAGCCGTCGGTTCGGTCGGAAGATCTTTCAAGCTATGGACGGCAATATCGACACGATTATCGATCAATGCTGCTTGAATTTCCTTCGTAAAAAGACCCTGTCCGCCAATCTCGCCCAGCGGTCCGCTGGTGACATCGCCGGTGGTCGATACGTGCACGATCTCGACCGGTTGCCCGCTATTTTTAAGTTCCTGGGCGACCCATGTCGCTTGCCATAGGGCTAACGGACTGCTTCGGGTACCGATGCGGAGAGGCTCACCGTTCATGCGTGCAATTTCATTCCATGGATCGAGGCAGGATGAGATGGAGGTTTTCCTTCTCCGTGGAGTTGCTGCTTGGCGAAGGAAAGCAAATTGCTGAAGAGCTCAGGTGTTGGCTTTCAGGAATTTGGAAGGGTAGCTTCTAAAAAGCTCAGCTAATGACCTGAACATGCTCATTAGCATACAAAATAAATTGTTATTCGGGGAGTTGGGGTAATCAACATTCGATTACATTCGCTCATTCAAGACGCACGCAGTGCAGCGATAGAGCAAGTTTTAGCCGTTTTTTGATTGCGCATCGGTGTCAGCCGATTCACTTTCGGTAGGCTTAAGCCGCGCTTGAATCTGCCCAGCAACGGGGGAACCTTGCGTTTGTTGATGTGGCGGAACGACAACGCCACAACTGACGATGAATTGGAATGCCTGATCAAGAGAAATATTTAATTCGATCGTTTCACTTTTTTTCGCATTGATCGTGAAGCCTGTCGCGGGCATTGGGGAAGTCGGGATCAAGACGGTAACAACCGGTTCGCCTGCTTTGTCTTGAATATCGAGCATGCTTTCGCTGGTCACGAATCCTAGTGACCACATTCCTTTACGCGGATACTCTACGGCCACGACCCGCGTGAACTGAATTTCCTGCTCGTTAAGGAGGAAGTCCGTCACCTGTTTGACTGAACCGTAGACATTCCGAATGATCGGCAGTCGATGCATAATCTGGCGTTCCGAGGCATTCCACAGGATGCGTCCCAGACCTCCTGCCAAGAATTTTCCGGCGAAGTAGAGCCCTAGAATGCAGACGGAGAGGACGAAAGGAATGGTCAGCTTTCGCTTAAGAAATACTTGCTGCACATACTGCTCGTAGACGCCATAGCCAGTTATTGGCATCGGTTGATCACGCAAATTGTCGTAGACGGCGTTATACACCTTCGCGGGAACCCACTGTCCGTTTCCCGTTTTGTGATAGATCGTCGAATCGAAGGTTGCCGTAACGTCTTCCGGGGCCGTGTCAGGAAGATCGCGGTGGATATCTTGAATTGCCCAAACGATCGCCGTTCGCGCCGTCGCTTCGACAGGGACCAAAATATAATTT
This window contains:
- the hemC gene encoding hydroxymethylbilane synthase, which codes for MNGEPLRIGTRSSPLALWQATWVAQELKNSGQPVEIVHVSTTGDVTSGPLGEIGGQGLFTKEIQAALIDNRVDIAVHSLKDLPTEPTAGLALAAVPIREACGDVLVSRGGFHSDTLPHGAVIGTGSVRRRAQLLHVRPDLDIRDIRGNVETRLRKMDEGEYEAIVLAEAGLRRLEMAERIVHVMDKRIMLPAVGQGALGIEVRERDQRTRQAVSVLHHPDSYHCVQAERKLLAELRGGCLAPVGAWGRIEVERNLLHLDGIVISGDGVQKISAYACGPPEKAEEIGRQVASQLIIQGAQRIISYARNTGGRG
- a CDS encoding DUF502 domain-containing protein, with the protein product MAKELSNMGPPPVNGFHSFRRAVLRGLAIAAPPLLTIVIFIWIFATIQNYILVPVEATARTAIVWAIQDIHRDLPDTAPEDVTATFDSTIYHKTGNGQWVPAKVYNAVYDNLRDQPMPITGYGVYEQYVQQVFLKRKLTIPFVLSVCILGLYFAGKFLAGGLGRILWNASERQIMHRLPIIRNVYGSVKQVTDFLLNEQEIQFTRVVAVEYPRKGMWSLGFVTSESMLDIQDKAGEPVVTVLIPTSPMPATGFTINAKKSETIELNISLDQAFQFIVSCGVVVPPHQQTQGSPVAGQIQARLKPTESESADTDAQSKNG